A single genomic interval of Pyrus communis chromosome 7, drPyrComm1.1, whole genome shotgun sequence harbors:
- the LOC137739253 gene encoding probable phospholipid-transporting ATPase 8, which translates to MPEGRRRRGGIQFSKLYSFSCFRSPLPESHPQIGERGYSRVVHCNDPDHPEALELRYRGNYVSTTKYTAANFIPKSLFEQFRRVANIYFLVVACVSFSPLAPFRAVSVAVPLIVVIGATMAKEAVEDWRRRKQDIEANSRKVRVYGRNCTFDKTRWKKLRVGDVVKVHKDEYFPADLLLLSSSYEDGICYVDTMNLDGETNLKLKHALEVTSHLQDEDSLEKFKAVIKCEDPNENLYSFVGTLFYDGKTYSLSLQQMLLRDSKLKNTEYVYGVVVFTGHDTKVMQNATDPPSKRSKTERKMDKIIYILFSSLVVIAFTGSLFFGINTRRDITGGNIRRWYLRPDHSTVFYDPKRPALAAFFHFLTALMFYGYLIPISLYVSIEIVKVLQSIFINQDRDMYYEEMDRVAHARTSNLNEELGQVDMILSDKTGTLTCNSMEFIKCSIAGTAYGHGVTEVERALAKRKDGVNGLPETGDILDHASYNVDSGKSIKGFNFRDIRIMNGQWVNEPHSDIIQKFLRVLAICHTAIPVVDKASGEITYEAESPDEAAFVIAARELGFEFFERTQTSISLHELDSESGRKVDREYELLHVLEFSSSRKRMSVIVRSPENKLLLLCKGADSAILERLAKDGWQFEDQTKEHIHRYAEAGLRTLVIACREIGVEEFEMWEKEFVKAKASVTESRDVLVDGVADKIERDLFLLGVTAVEDKLQKGVPECIRKLAQAGIKIWVLTGDKMETAVNIGYACSLLRQDMKRIVISLDSPDINALEKQGDKEAVEKASLASIRKQIGEGISQINEAKESSNQAKSFGLIIDGKSLEFCLKKDVEKSFLELASTCASVICCRSTPKQKALVTRLVKLGTGKITLSVGDGANDVGMLQEADIGVGISGVEGMQAVMASDFAIAQFRFLERLLLVHGHWCYRRISMMICYFFYKNITFGFTLFWFEAHASFSGQPAYNDWYMSFYNVFFTSLPVIALGIFDQDVSARLCLKYPSLYLEGVENILFSWTRILGWMLNGVLSSIIIYFFTTNSMIGQALQRDGKVVDHEVLGVTMYSCVVWVVNCQMALSINYFTWIQHFFIWGSITFWYVFLVIYGSVSPSVSTTAHKVLIEACAPSPLYWMVTLLVTMCTLMPYFSYRAFQTRFKPMRHDVLQQKRLNGSDKETSGELPLRVSSKLQHLKQRLREREL; encoded by the exons ATGCCGGAAGGGCGGAGGAGGAGGGGAGGGATCCAGTTTAGCAAGCTGTACTCGTTTTCGTGTTTTCGCTCTCCTCTCCCTGAAAGTCATCCCCAAATCGGGGAAAGAGGGTACTCGAGGGTGGTGCATTGCAATGATCCGGATCATCCGGAGGCACTTGAGTTGAGATACAGGGGAAATTATGTTTCGACTACCAAGTACACGGCGGCGAACTTCATTCCAAAGTCTTTGTTTGAGCAGTTTAGGAGGGttgcaaatatatattttcttgttgTAGCTTGTGTTTCGTTCAGTCCGTTGGCGCCCTTTAGAGCTGTTAGTGTAGCTGTGCCGTTGATAGTGGTGATCGGAGCTACTATGGCTAAGGAAGCCGTTGAAGATTGGCGGCGAAGAAAGCAG GATATTGAGGCAAACAGTCGAAAGGTTAGAGTTTATGGTAGGAATTGTACATTCGACAAGACCAGATGGAAGAAACTCCGGGTTGGTGATGTTGTGAAGGTGCACAAGGATGAGTACTTTCCTGCGGATCTGCTTTTGCTTTCGTCAAGCTATGAGGATGGGATTTGCTATGTTGATACTATGAACCTTGATGGAGAaactaatttaaaattgaagCATGCATTGGAGGTGACATCCCATCTTCAAGATGAAGATTCCTTGGAAAAATTTAAAGCGGTGATCAAGTGTGAGGACCCAAATGAAAATCTGTATTCATTTGTTGGGACATTGTTCTACGATGGAAAGACTTACTCACTTTCCTTACAACAGATGCTCTTAAGAGATTCTAAGCTGAAAAACACAGAATATGTCTATGGTGTCGTCGTCTTTACTGGTCACGACACAAAAGTGATGCAGAATGCAACAGATCCTCCTTCAAAGAGAAGTAAAACCGAGAGGAAAATGGATAAGATAATCTACATTCTTTTCAGTTCTCTGGTCGTGATAGCCTTTACTGGCTCTCTCTTTTTTGGAATCAACACTAGACGGGATATAACTGGTGGAAATATAAGAAGGTGGTATCTTCGTCCAGATCATTCAACCGTGTTTTATGACCCCAAAAGACCAGCACTTGCGGCTTTTTTCCATTTCTTGACAGCGCTTATGTTCTATGGATATTTAATACCAATATCTTTATATGTATCCATTGAGATTGTGAAGGTATTACAGAGTATTTTCATTAACCAAGATCGGGATATGTATTATGAGGAAATGGATAGGGTGGCTCATGCACGCACATCTAACCTGAATGAGGAACTTGGACAGGTTGATATGATACTTTCTGACAAAACAGGTACACTGACATGTAATTCCATGGAGTTCATTAAATGTTCGATAGCAGGCACTGCTTATGGCCATGGTGTGACAGAAGTGGAGAGGGCGTTGGCAAAGAGAAAGGACGGAGTCAATGGACTGCCTGAAACTGGTGATATATTAGATCATGCTAGTTATAATGTTGACTCTGGAAAGTCAATAAAGGGTTTCAACTTTAGAGACATACGCATCATGAATGGGCAGTGGGTCAATGAACCTCATTCGGATATCATACAGAAATTCCTTCGGGTTTTAGCAATCTGTCATACAGCCATTCCAGTTGTGGATAAAGCATCAGGAGAAATAACCTATGAAGCTGAGTCACCGGATGAAGCAGCTTTTGTCATAGCTGCCAGGGAGCTTGGGTTTGAGTTTTTTGAAAGGACACAAACAAGCATATCATTGCACGAGTTGGATTCTGAAAGTGGGAGAAAGGTTGATAG GGAATACGAGCTTCTTCACGTCTTGGAGTTCAGCAGTTCTCGCAAAAGAATGTCAGTAATTGTAAGGAGCCCGGAAAATAAATTACTGCTCCTTTGCAAGGGTGCAGACAG TGCAATTTTGGAAAGGCTTGCAAAAGATGGGTGGCAATTTGAGGATCAGACCAAGGAGCACATTCATAGATATGCTGAAGCAGGTTTACGaaccttggtgattgcatgccGTGAGATTGGTGTAGAAGAATTTGAAATGTGGGAAAAGGAGTTTGTGAAGGCCAAAGCTTCTGTCACCGAAAGTCGAGATGTACTGGTGGACGGAGTTGCTGACAAGATTGAAAGGGACTTATTTCTACTTGGTGTGACAGCTGTTGAAGACAAACTGCAAAAGGGG GTTCCTGAATGTATTAGGAAGCTTGCCCAAGCTGGGATTAAGATATGGGTATTGACGGGGGATAAAATGGAAACTGCAGTTAACATTGG GTATGCTTGCAGTCTACTTAGACAAGATATGAAACGGATTGTCATCAGTCTCGATTCGCCTGACATAAATGCTTTGGAGAAACAAGGGGATAAAGAGGCAGTTGAAAAG GCTTCTCTTGCAAGCATAAGGAAGCAAATTGGAGAAGGTATTTCGCAAATTAATGAAGCTAAAGAAAGTTCGAACCAAGCTAAATCGTTTGGCTTGATAATTGATGGGAAGTCCTTGGAATTTTGTCTCAAGAAGGATGTCGAAAAATCGTTCTTGGAGCTTGCAAGTACTTGTGCTTCTGTTATATGCTGCCGCTCTACGCCCAAACAGAAAGCTCTT GTTACAAGATTGGTAAAACTCGGAACAGGTAAAATAACACTTTCTGTTGGTGACGGTGCAAATGATGTTGGCATGCTTCAAGAAGCTGATATTGGAGTTGGCATTAGTGGTGTTGAAGGGATGCAG GCGGTGATGGCTAGTGATTTTGCAATAGCTCAATTTCGTTTTCTGGAGCGTCTCTTGCTTGTTCATGGGCACTGGTGTTATAGGCGCATATCAATGATG ATATGTTACTTCTTCTACAAGAACATTACTTTTGGGTTTACTCTGTTTTGGTTTGAGGCCCATGCTTCTTTCTCTGGTCAACCTGCTTACAACGATTGGTACATGTCATtctacaatgtcttcttcacaTCACTTCCCGTAATTGCTCTTGGCATTTTTGATCAGGATGTTTCAGCACGGCTATGCCTCAAG TATCCCTCTTTATACCTAGAGGGAGTGGAGAATATCCTCTTCAGTTGGACCCGGATACTTGGTTGGATGCTTAACGGTGTTTTGAGCTCCATAATTATCTACTTCTTCACCACCAATTCCATGATTGGCCAAGCACTCCAAAGAGACGGTAAAGTAGTAGACCATGAAGTGCTCGGGGTCACAATGTACTCGTGCGTAGTTTGGGTTGTCAATTGCCAAATGGCACTCTCCATCAACTACTTCACTTGGATCCAGCACTTCTTCATCTGGGGCAGTATCACCTTCTGGTATGTATTCTTAGTGATCTACGGCTCTGTCTCACCGAGTGTATCCACAACCGCACACAAAGTTCTCATTGAAGCCTGTGCTCCCAGTCCTCTGTATTGGATGGTCACCCTTCTCGTTACCATGTGCACTTTGATGCCATATTTCTCGTACAGGGCTTTCCAGACACGGTTCAAACCAATGCGTCACGATGTATTACAACAGAAACGATTAAATGGCTCAGACAAGGAGACTTCCGGCGAATTGCCTCTGAGAGTCAGTAGCAAACTGCAGCACCTGAAGCAGAGATTGAGGGAAAGAGAGCTGTGA
- the LOC137739269 gene encoding uncharacterized protein → MQNEDDFEQEFVSPSFNSYSTDKLADVAAKVCREFDHLNLLEESESDQLGDHKNDNESAADEEEEEEFEFVSFQKSADQVFFDEHQIGPVFPVFNRDLLSDKTQRDLLAGGRDNKKVEEDDDGLPSSSSSDVDELEEVPPGNYCVWMPKAASGEARGKCKKSKSTGTSSSRRWSLRDLLRRSNSEGGKELVFLTPLSSSSKKVEYNKETKKSSGSGTGAASASDVPRKKPSKGPNAVAMAHEAFYVRNKTVAKDGYNKRRSYLPYRQDLVGFFASVNAMGRSFPPAL, encoded by the coding sequence ATGCAAAACGAAGACGATTTCGAACAGGAATTCGTCTCTCCCAGCTTCAACAGCTACTCCACCGACAAACTAGCGGATGTCGCCGCCAAGGTCTGTCGGGAATTCGACCACCTGAATTTGCTCGAAGAATCGGAGTCCGATCAATTAGGGGACCATAAAAACGACAATGAATCCGCCGCcgacgaggaggaggaggaggagttcGAATTCGTGTCGTTTCAGAAATCAGCCGACCAGGTTTTCTTCGACGAACACCAGATCGGCCCCGTTTTCCCCGTATTTAACCGCGACCTCCTGTCGGATAAAACTCAACGCGACCTTCTCGCCGGCGGTCGGGATAATAAAAAGGTGGAGGAGGACGATGATGGTCTGCCGTCGTCGTCCTCATCCGACGTGGACGAGCTGGAGGAGGTCCCACCGGGGAATTACTGCGTGTGGATGCCGAAAGCCGCGTCGGGAGAAGCGCGTGGGAAGTGCAAGAAGAGCAAATCCACCGGGACTTCGTCATCAAGGCGGTGGAGCCTCCGGGATTTGCTGCGGCGGAGCAACAGCGAAGGCGGCAAGGAGTTGGTTTTCTTGACGCCTTTGTCGTCCAGCTCCAAAAAAGTAGAATACAACAAGGAAACCAAAAAGAGCTCCGGGTCCGGAACCGGGGCGGCGTCCGCGTCTGATGTGCCCAGGAAAAAGCCCAGTAAAGGTCCAAACGCGGTGGCGATGGCTCACGAGGCGTTCTATGTGAGGAACAAAACGGTGGCGAAGGACGGGTATAATAAGCGGCGGTCTTATCTTCCGTACAGGCAGGACCTGGTGGGGTTCTTTGCTAGTGTGAACGCCATGGGCAGAAGCTTTCCCCCTGCTCTCTGA